GGCAAGTTGCATCGTAATTTTCAGGGCTATACCATCATGGGCGATTGTGATTTATTGGGCTTTGGCGTGTCTTCAATCAGTCAAATTGCCAATGCCAACAGCAGTTATATCCTACAAAACCATACTGATTTGCAAGTATATAAAGACAATATCGATGCGGCACGTAATAATCCTACCATCATGCCAGCGGTCAATGTGATTAAAACCTCTATCAAAGATCGCTTACGTGAATACGTGATTATGAATTTACTGTGTCACGATTATATGGACTTTAGAGACATCAATCAGAAATTTGGCATCGATGCTATTACCTATTTTATTCATGAGATTCAACAGCTTGGTGAAATGCAAGAAGACCGCTTGATTGATATGGATGCTGCTGGCATTCGCGTATTACCAAGAGGTCGCTTATTGGGTCGTAATGTAGCCATGGTATTCGATGAATATCTGGATAAAAAACATAAAGACCGCTTCTCAAAAGTTATTTAAATCCTTAGCCTCTAAAATATAAATAATAAAAAAGACCTCGATTGAGGTCTTTTTTTGGTTAGTGATAAATGTAATGTCTTATTATTAGAGACCGTTTTTATGCAGTAGGCATCACAAGATATAATCGATTGGCATCCTCTATGGTTTTTTCTTTATCTAGATATTTTTGTTCAATCGTGCTTTTTGCATCCACTATCTCTGTATCTGTCAGCGCAAAATCATCATCATTGAGTAAACCTAACGAGCCATCTTGGCGTAACCATAATCCTTCAAGCTTATCATGCGGATAATCTAGAGTAGCAAGCACATCGACGACCAAAGTTTTTTTAACAGGCTTGATAGCTAGCTTTTCGAGTAGTTGCCAGCTTGCTTCGTTTTCTGCTATCAATTGCTCGAGCGTTTGACCGTCAATAGTCAAACCGAAAGTATCATTTTGTTGGATGATATGTGGATTATCAGCACTGATAATGGTTTCAATATCTGTTGCCTGAGAGATATTTATTTTATAAATAAGTTTTTTTGCCGATTTATCTTGTAAAGGAAACTTGCGGCCATGCTCAATGAGATAAAATTCATGTTCATTGATAGCGACTATCCCTGATGCCACGTGCTCTGCAATATCAAGACGATATAAATATTGCTCTATTTTCCCTGAAACTAAGTTGATAATGACGATACGAACCAAACTAGAGCCACGACCCGATTTATCAGGATTGTCCATAGAGGACTCCATGATACCTACAAGCGTAGTCTGGTCTGGCGTTATAGTTAATGCTTCCATACCACGATTGGCACGGCGCTTGGTAAACTCTGCCGGTAATAACACCTGCTTACCATCAATAAACACATTATTGCGTTCGTCATGTGCAAAAGGATTGATACGGGCAATTTCCACCCCATCCGCGTCATAGTGGACAAGATGTGGACCATATTCATCGCTGATCCAAAAACTGCCATCTTTGAGCGCGGCAAGTCCTTCGGGATCTAAGCCATTGATATTACTTTTAATGGGGTTGGTCACTTCATCAAACGGTAAATCTGGATTCACCGTCATCGGCTGACCATTGATATCGTAAGGTACTTCATTGGTACCGCCAAAGGCTTTTGGATTCGGTAGTCCAGAGATAGGATTGCCATTGCTATCTTTAAGCACAATGTCTTTTATCTTGATGATTTTGCCATCAGCTTGTAACTCAAACAATCCAATAGACGGCGTATAATTGGGCACTAAAAACTGCTTACCTTTACCAGCAATACCATCAAAGTCGGCATTGGGACCTCGATCGGTAAGTACATAGAATTGATTAGCATTGCTTGGATGTGCCGCCGCATCTGAACCATAACCGCCACCGCGTATTTCTAAATTTTTCTCAGGATAGGCAGCATTAGTATGCGTTGCGTCAAGCACGCTATAAGGTAATGGACTGCCTTGCGGAAAATCCACAATTGAGATTATTTCTATATTTACCTTCTGTTCAGTCATTATCGTTTTCCTTATCTCAATATTCTTAGTATTCAAAAACGGTATTTCATAAAAAATGATAGATAAATTAAAGGCAAAAAAATAACCAGTGCTTAGCATACTCACTGGCTATTTTTATACGTTGTGCTTATAGCATGTGGTCAAAGCACAGCTGCTTAAACCTTAAGCTTATCACCGACCATGCCTTTTACGGTACTTAGAATGTCAGCAGGTAATACCACCATTTTTGAGTTGTCAGACTCAGCCAGCTGACGAATCGCTTTAATATACTGCTCGCCAAGTAAGTAGACAATCGGCATCTCTTCCGTACCCATCGCCGCAGTGATTAGACGGATAGACTCCTCTGAGCCTTTCGCCAGTACCACCTGCGCCTCAGCGTCACGGCGTGAGGCCTCTAAACGCCCATCTGCTTCTAAGATAGCCGCTTGCTTTTGACCATCAGCACGGGTCACTGTCGCTCGGCGTAGACGCTCTGCCGCTGCCTGTTCTTCCATTGATGCTTGCATGGTTTGCGAGGGGTTAATGTCTTGAATCTCTACTGTCTTTAACGTGATACCCCAATCTGCAATATCTTCTGAGATGGCATGCTTTAGCTTCATTTTTATTTCATCACGGCTAGATAAGGCACTATCAAGATCCATCTCACCGATGATTGAACGTAAAGACGTTTGTACCAGATTACGGATACCATACTCATAATCTTCGATGCCATAGACCGCTTTATCAGGGCGAATAATATTAATATAAGCCACAGCATTAGCGATAATCACTACGTTATCGCGGGTAATCACTTCTTGTGACGGAATATCAAGGACGATATCTTTGGTCGTTACTTTGTAAGAAACATCATCGACATAAGGGATAATAAGGTTTAGACCTGGTTCTAACGTTTGGCTATATTTCCCTAAGCGCTGTACCACCCATTTATACCCTTGTGGTACGATTCGCACACCTTTAAACACGGTAAAGACTACCAGTGCAACCAAAACCACCATAACAATGCTAAAGCTTTCCATAATTTATCCTTATTATTATACGCGCATATTTTGGTTCACAGCTGCCTTCGATGTCATGCTACTCACAATCAGCTCGTTACCAACGATATCTGTTACCACTACTCGATCACCGACTGCCACTTGCTCACCTCGAGTACGGCACATCCATTCAGTGGCACCCACAATAGGCACATTAAAACGCACCATGCCCGCCCTATCTGGCTGCGGCTGCGCAATAATCATACCTGTTTCACCAACGATCACACTGCCACCAAGTCCTGCTTTAGTACGATCAACCGATAAAGGTTTGATAAACTTAAACCATGCCAGCAAAAAGATGGCGGAGAGGAGTAACCAGATAATGATTTGTACGGATACCGAAACAGGCAGAAGCCATGCAAGCGCAGCCACTATGATAGCAGCGGCACCAAACCAAAGGCTAGCAAAGGTTGGCACAAACATCTCGACTATCAGCAGCGAAAAGCCTAATACTAGCCAATGCCAAGGTTCAATCATCCAAAGAGTCTCCATCATTGCTTTATTCCCTATCTTTGTTATCCTAGCTTTCAATGTAGCACATTTACTCCTCTAAGGACGTTTTAAAAGCGCTATAAAAACAATGTCTTAATCCAATTAACTTTCTTAGTATTAAAGCACATCCCTATTTGCCTTAAACTAAGACTATCTATATTGTGCTTAAAAAAAGCAAAAAAAAACGACCGCCGAAGCGATCGTTTTTTATTCTGGGCGTTCTTATTAATACTTTAATATAAAGAGATTAAGTATCAAAATATTAGAACTTTAGCTGTGCACCAACGGTCATTAGATCCGCGTCGCTACCTAGCTTGTCATATTCAGCTTCAACGCTGAAGTTAGGGTTTACTGAGTAGCCAAGACCTACACCACCAGCTAAGCTAGTATCTTTGTTTGAACCATTATAAAAACCTGCTGGAGAAGTACCAGTCGCTTCTATTTCAGTTCTTGCAACACCTAGCTTACCTTTAGCATATAGACCGGTATTTGGGAAAGCATAACGGTAGGTACCATAAGCGCCGTAAGTTTTTGCGTCGATGTCACCGCCCCTGTAATCTGCGTCATCTGAGCCTACAAATTCAGCTTCCATACCAAAGTTAGGATCGAAATTGTAGCCTGCATATACGCCATATGCGGTTGGATCATCAGCGCCATCAACGTCTAAATCAAATTGACCGACTTTAGCACCAACGTATGGTTGACCAGTGTAGCCGTTGCCATAAGAAACGGCAGCTTGTGCACCCATGCTTAGTAATGAACCGGCTGCTAATGCAATTAGAGTTTTCTGTAGAGTTTTCATGTGTATCTCCTTAAAATCACTGTGGACAAACAAGTTATTTATTTATGTGGAATTTTTAGTCATATCGCCTTGTTTGCTAACGATGTATACATAGTAACAAACCATGTCAGAGACTCTGTCAGTGTTTAATGGTAAGAAAGTTAAGTTTTGCAAGTGTTTATCAGTGTTCAAGTTACAAAGGCCGATATATGAAATCTTTTGTTACAACCACTCAGTTTGTGCAATAATCCCTACTTATTCTTGAGACGATTTACTCAGAACCTCATTTTAATAAGTAAAAACGATTAAATAAAAGCGATTAAATAAAAAAAGGGACCTCAATGACTGCTCTTATTATCAATCGTCTGCAAGAGTCGCTCAACGCGCTAAAAGCAGCGAATCAATACCGTCAGATACCTAACTTACAACACCATGAGCAATATGTGATTAGCGAAGGCAAGCGATTACTCAATATCGCTAGCAACGATTATCTTGGCTTGGGCAGTAATAAGCAACTCCAGAGCGATTTCCTTAATCAACTCAATCAATTTCCAGTCGATAGCATACCTAGGATGAGTGCCACCTCCTCTAGGCTCTTGACAGGTAACGATGAACATCTGCAAGCATTGGAGTCTGAACTACAAGAATGGTATCAAAACGCTGTAGACAAGAAAAACTTATCTTCATCAAAATCGGTACTGGTATTCAACAGCGGCTACCATGCCAATATAGGTATTTTGCCTGCACTGACGACATTGCCAATCAAAACGCTCATTTTGGCAGATAAACTGGTGCACGCTAGTATTATCGACGGCATACGCCTCAGCCAAAGTAAGCTGGTTAGCTATCGTCGTTACCGTCACAACGACTATGAGCATTTAGCCAAATTTATTGAGCAAGCAGATTCAAGTGTTAAGCGCATTATTATTGTCACCGAAAGCATCTTTAGTATGGATGGTGACCGCGCTGACTTGGCGCAATTGGTGCAATTAAAAGCAAAAGATGCTCGTATTGAGCTGTATATCGATGAAGCCCATGCTATCGGTATCTTAGGTGATTCAGGTTTAGGAGTGGCAGAAGAAACCCAAACACTGGCTGATATTGATTATCTGGTGGGGACTTTTGGTAAAGCGTTTGCGTCCATTGGCGCTTATATCATGTGTAATGATGTCGTCAAACACTGGCTAATTAATCAGATGCGCCCCCTCATTTTTAGCACCGCATTACCACCCATTAATCACGCATGGACACGTTTTATTTTAGCAAAAATGCCAAGCTTAACGGAGCAGCGCCTTCATTTGGCACGGTTATCCGTCACGCTTAGTGACGCTATTCCCGAACGATATCGCGTGTCGTTAATTCATCAAGATGCAGGCTATGCCTCCCCTATTGTGCCTTATATACTAGGCGATAATGCGCTCACTGTCGAAAAAGCAAAGCAGCTACAAGCAGCAGGATTTTATGCCTTACCTGTCAGACCGCCTACTGTTCCTGCCAATACTGCTCGTATTCGCTTAGTGATGAATGCAGCGCTTAGCCATGAGGACTGTCAGCGGCTGATAGCGCATTTATAATGCGATTATTTTTTAGTAACTACTTTCTTTTAGCGTTAAGCGAATTATTTGGATGCAACAAACAACATGAAACCTCCTGCTACACCTGACATTCTCAGCACAAGAAAACAAACCATCGCGCGTCATTTTGCCACTGCTAGCGATTATGACCAGCATGCCCATATTCAAGCGCAAATCTGTCAGCATCTCCTTGCCCTTATCGCTTGTACTAAGCAAGATAGCGTATTTGAAATCGGTGCAGGCACAGGTCAAATGACACGTTTGTTGTCAGAGAGCGTTCAAAGTCAGCACTGGTTCATCAATGAGCTGTGTTCTGAAAGGGCAGCGATATTGCAATCGATAATACCAACAGCCAACATAATAATTGGCGATGCTGAAACCATTGAATTATCCAAAGTCTCTAACTCAATAAACCCTAGTTTGATAGAGCACAGCCTAATAGTCAGTGCAAATGCGGTACAGTGGTTTGATAACCCATTGAGTTTTGTAAAACAATCTGCCCAGCGTTTGCGAGCAGGAGGGCAATTAGTCTTTAATACTTTTACGCCAGATAACTTTTTGCAAATTAAGCAACTAACGGGTCAAGGGCTGCATTATCCAACTATCAATGAGTGGCAATCAGCATTAGAAATCGCAGGTTTTGAGAATATCAAACTATTAACTCAGCGCTTTGATGTACCTTTTGCCAATCCCTACGCTGTTCTTAAACATATGAAGCTGACAGGGGTTTCGACTAATCGAACGCAAGATCAGTCAAGTAGTGGTCAGCCATTTACATGGACCAAGTCCCGTCTAAAACAATTTGAGCAAGATTATTGGCAACAGTTTTCTGAATTAAATAAAGACGGTCAACCTTATGTGAATTTGACTTATGATGTGCTGATGATAAGCGCTTTTAAAGTGTGACATGTGAATTGCAATCTTATTAATGAAATAAAAAAACGCACCCCGAAGGATGCGTTTTTTATTTAACTACTTATTAGCAGTATAATTATTTTTTATCGTCTTCTACTTCAGTGAACTCAGCATCGACCACATCGTCGTCTGCTTGGTTGCTCTCGCCAGCATTATCCGCACCTTGTTGGAACTGGTTTGGATCCATACCTTCGGCGCTAGCGCCTGCATCAGCATAAATCTTCTGGCTAACTGGTAAGAAGGCATTGTCTAATGCTTCAAGCTTGGCTTTGATCTCTTCATGGTCATCTTCTTTCGCCGCTGCTTCAAGCTCAGAGATAGCCGCTTCTACTGATGATTTTTCATCGTCAGATACTTTATCAGCCGCATCTTTTAGCGCTTTTTGTACTGCATGGATACGACCATCCGCTTCATTACGCACTTGCGCAAGATTGGCGAATTTCTCATCTTCAGCAGCATTAGCTTCAGCATCACGAATCATTTGTTCAACTTCTTCGTCCGATAAACCAGAATCCGCTTTGATCTGGATACTTTGAGCTTTACCAGTACCTTTATCCGTCGCTGAGATATTCATGATACCGTCAGCATTGATGTCAAAGCTTACTTCGATTTGTGGCAAACCACGTGGTGCTGGTGGAATATCAGTTAAGTCAAAACGACCAAGCTGTTTATTTTGGTTCGCAATTTTACGCTCGCCTTGATAAACCTGAATGCTAACCGCTGGCTGGTTGTCTTCAGCCGTTGAGAACACCTGTGATTTCTTAGTCGGAATCATGGTATTTTTCTCAATGATTGGCGTCAAGATGCCACCCATGGTTTCGATACCAAGCGTCAATGGTGTCACATCAAGTAGCAATACGTCGGTTTTTTCACCAGACAATACCGCACCTTGAATAGCTGCACCGGCTGCTACTGCTTCATCAGGGTTCACGTCTTTACGTGGCTCTTGACCGAAGAATTCTTGTACTTTTTGCTGTACCAATGGCATACGAGTCTGACCACCAACCAAGATGACATCATCAATATCGCCGATTTTTATACCTGCATCTTCAAGGGCAATCTTACAAGGACCCATAGTACGTTGTACCAATTCTTCAGTTAAGCTCTCAAGTTTTGAGCGACTGATAGTCACAACCAAATGCTTAGGACCACTGCTATCAGCAGTGATATACGGCAAGTTTACTTCAGTACTTTGGGCACTTGATAGCTCAATTTTCGCTTTTTCTGCCGCTTCTTTGAGACGCTGCATCGCAAGAGAGTCACCTTTTAGGTTGACGTCTTGGTCTTTTTTGAATTCAGCGACTAAGAAATCAATCAATGCTGAGTCAAAATCTTCACCACCAAGGAATGTATCACCATTGGTTGCTAGTACCTCAAACTGCTGCTCGCCATCAACGTCAGCGATTTCGATGATTGACACGTCAAAGGTACCACCACCCAAGTCATAAACGGCAACAGTGCTATCGCCTTGCTTTTTGTCCATGCCATACGCAAGAGCAGCAGCAGTTGGTTCGTTGATGATACGTTTTACATCAAGACCCGCAATTTTACCAGCGTCTTTGGTTGCTTGGCGCTGTGAATCATTAAAGTAAGCAGGTACAGTAACGACTGCTTCAGTAACCGCTTCACCAAGATAATCTTCGGCTGTTTTTTTCATTTTTTTCAAGATTTCCGCAGAAACCTGTGGTGGTGCTAGTTTTTTGCCGTTGATTTCAACCCATGCATCACCGTTATCGGCTTTGGCGATTTTGTAAGGCACCATACCAATGTCTTTTTGCACGACTTTGTCATCAAAACGACGACCAATCAAACGCTTGATAGCAAAAAGCGTGTTGTTTGGGTTGGTAACCGCTTGACGCTTGGCTGACTGACCAACAAGGATCTCGTCATCTTTATAAGCGACAATCGATGGGGTGGTACGAGTACCTTCAGCATTTTCGATGATTTTAACTTTATCACCTTCCATTACTGCGACACATGAGTTGGTTGTACCTAAATCAATACCAATGACTTTACCCATAATGAATTGCTCCTAATTTATTTTTAAATAAAATTTTATTTCATCAGACCGTCGATCACTAGATCGTAGTCGGTCACTTGTTGCTTTATATCGGTTTGCTTATGTATTTTTTCAAGTCGATAGCCATGCAAATAATGCCTTTTGTGTGATTTTTTGTGAAAACCCTCACTAATAATAAGGTTTAGCACAGTTAAAGACTGAATATCTTTTGCCTATATACTCTATAAGCATCTAGGACTACATTGGCGACGTTATATGCTTAGCATACTACCGCTTTAGCGCCTGTCCTACTTACTACTGACCGACACGTACCATCGCCGGACGTAATAAACGGCCATTTAAACTATAGCCTTTTTGCAAGACTGTACCAACAGTATCGGCTGGCGCATCAGCGTCGATACCGACCGCTTCATGAAAATCAGCGTTGAATTTTTCGCCTTGTGGCTCGACCACTTCGACGCCATTTTTGTTCAGCACATCTAGCAATGCTTTATGTGTCAGTCTCACGCCTTCAGTAACAGGATCGTCTGCATTGACGTTTTCAATCGCACGCTCCAAGTTATCCACCACTTCCAAAAGCTCTTTGGCAAATTTCTGTAGTGCAAAACGTTTGCTCTTATCTGCCTCTTGCTCCATACGCTTTTGCGCATTGTAAGTTTCGGCATTGGCACGCGCGGTACTTTCTTTAGCTTGTTTAACTTCACCTTCTAGCTCAGCGATACGGGCTTTAAAAGTATCAAGATCAATATCATTTTCGATGACACTTTCTTCACCAGCATTATTTTGTGGGTCAAATTCTTTTAAAGTCTCTTCTAAGATACTCTCATCGTGTACCACATTATCATGTGAAACATTGTCATGTGAAACATTTTGATCGATCGATTCGTGGTTGTTATTTTGCTCGCTCATGATAACTCCTTAATAGTGTCATAATTTAATAGCGTCATAATTTAATAGTGTCGTAATAATGATGCAATGTAGCACACAAAAAATTGGCGCAGCGCTCGCCACTTTGTGGTTATTACTAATGCATTTACTCATAATTCATAGGCTTATACTGCCTACTTAACCTTTATTACTGGTTCTTTGTATAACTATATGTAATCACCTTTCAATAGCTGCTTGATAAAGGTTGTGAAGGCAAATTTCAAGCCCAGCGCAAGGAATTTTTCTCACCAATAAAAACCACTATGCAA
The window above is part of the Psychrobacter cryohalolentis K5 genome. Proteins encoded here:
- the grpE gene encoding nucleotide exchange factor GrpE gives rise to the protein MSEQNNNHESIDQNVSHDNVSHDNVVHDESILEETLKEFDPQNNAGEESVIENDIDLDTFKARIAELEGEVKQAKESTARANAETYNAQKRMEQEADKSKRFALQKFAKELLEVVDNLERAIENVNADDPVTEGVRLTHKALLDVLNKNGVEVVEPQGEKFNADFHEAVGIDADAPADTVGTVLQKGYSLNGRLLRPAMVRVGQ
- a CDS encoding methyltransferase domain-containing protein; the encoded protein is MKPPATPDILSTRKQTIARHFATASDYDQHAHIQAQICQHLLALIACTKQDSVFEIGAGTGQMTRLLSESVQSQHWFINELCSERAAILQSIIPTANIIIGDAETIELSKVSNSINPSLIEHSLIVSANAVQWFDNPLSFVKQSAQRLRAGGQLVFNTFTPDNFLQIKQLTGQGLHYPTINEWQSALEIAGFENIKLLTQRFDVPFANPYAVLKHMKLTGVSTNRTQDQSSSGQPFTWTKSRLKQFEQDYWQQFSELNKDGQPYVNLTYDVLMISAFKV
- the dnaK gene encoding molecular chaperone DnaK, translated to MGKVIGIDLGTTNSCVAVMEGDKVKIIENAEGTRTTPSIVAYKDDEILVGQSAKRQAVTNPNNTLFAIKRLIGRRFDDKVVQKDIGMVPYKIAKADNGDAWVEINGKKLAPPQVSAEILKKMKKTAEDYLGEAVTEAVVTVPAYFNDSQRQATKDAGKIAGLDVKRIINEPTAAALAYGMDKKQGDSTVAVYDLGGGTFDVSIIEIADVDGEQQFEVLATNGDTFLGGEDFDSALIDFLVAEFKKDQDVNLKGDSLAMQRLKEAAEKAKIELSSAQSTEVNLPYITADSSGPKHLVVTISRSKLESLTEELVQRTMGPCKIALEDAGIKIGDIDDVILVGGQTRMPLVQQKVQEFFGQEPRKDVNPDEAVAAGAAIQGAVLSGEKTDVLLLDVTPLTLGIETMGGILTPIIEKNTMIPTKKSQVFSTAEDNQPAVSIQVYQGERKIANQNKQLGRFDLTDIPPAPRGLPQIEVSFDINADGIMNISATDKGTGKAQSIQIKADSGLSDEEVEQMIRDAEANAAEDEKFANLAQVRNEADGRIHAVQKALKDAADKVSDDEKSSVEAAISELEAAAKEDDHEEIKAKLEALDNAFLPVSQKIYADAGASAEGMDPNQFQQGADNAGESNQADDDVVDAEFTEVEDDKK
- a CDS encoding NfeD family protein produces the protein MMETLWMIEPWHWLVLGFSLLIVEMFVPTFASLWFGAAAIIVAALAWLLPVSVSVQIIIWLLLSAIFLLAWFKFIKPLSVDRTKAGLGGSVIVGETGMIIAQPQPDRAGMVRFNVPIVGATEWMCRTRGEQVAVGDRVVVTDIVGNELIVSSMTSKAAVNQNMRV
- a CDS encoding 8-amino-7-oxononanoate synthase; protein product: MTALIINRLQESLNALKAANQYRQIPNLQHHEQYVISEGKRLLNIASNDYLGLGSNKQLQSDFLNQLNQFPVDSIPRMSATSSRLLTGNDEHLQALESELQEWYQNAVDKKNLSSSKSVLVFNSGYHANIGILPALTTLPIKTLILADKLVHASIIDGIRLSQSKLVSYRRYRHNDYEHLAKFIEQADSSVKRIIIVTESIFSMDGDRADLAQLVQLKAKDARIELYIDEAHAIGILGDSGLGVAEETQTLADIDYLVGTFGKAFASIGAYIMCNDVVKHWLINQMRPLIFSTALPPINHAWTRFILAKMPSLTEQRLHLARLSVTLSDAIPERYRVSLIHQDAGYASPIVPYILGDNALTVEKAKQLQAAGFYALPVRPPTVPANTARIRLVMNAALSHEDCQRLIAHL
- a CDS encoding SPFH domain-containing protein → MESFSIVMVVLVALVVFTVFKGVRIVPQGYKWVVQRLGKYSQTLEPGLNLIIPYVDDVSYKVTTKDIVLDIPSQEVITRDNVVIIANAVAYINIIRPDKAVYGIEDYEYGIRNLVQTSLRSIIGEMDLDSALSSRDEIKMKLKHAISEDIADWGITLKTVEIQDINPSQTMQASMEEQAAAERLRRATVTRADGQKQAAILEADGRLEASRRDAEAQVVLAKGSEESIRLITAAMGTEEMPIVYLLGEQYIKAIRQLAESDNSKMVVLPADILSTVKGMVGDKLKV
- a CDS encoding porin family protein, encoding MKTLQKTLIALAAGSLLSMGAQAAVSYGNGYTGQPYVGAKVGQFDLDVDGADDPTAYGVYAGYNFDPNFGMEAEFVGSDDADYRGGDIDAKTYGAYGTYRYAFPNTGLYAKGKLGVARTEIEATGTSPAGFYNGSNKDTSLAGGVGLGYSVNPNFSVEAEYDKLGSDADLMTVGAQLKF
- a CDS encoding esterase-like activity of phytase family protein; the encoded protein is MTEQKVNIEIISIVDFPQGSPLPYSVLDATHTNAAYPEKNLEIRGGGYGSDAAAHPSNANQFYVLTDRGPNADFDGIAGKGKQFLVPNYTPSIGLFELQADGKIIKIKDIVLKDSNGNPISGLPNPKAFGGTNEVPYDINGQPMTVNPDLPFDEVTNPIKSNINGLDPEGLAALKDGSFWISDEYGPHLVHYDADGVEIARINPFAHDERNNVFIDGKQVLLPAEFTKRRANRGMEALTITPDQTTLVGIMESSMDNPDKSGRGSSLVRIVIINLVSGKIEQYLYRLDIAEHVASGIVAINEHEFYLIEHGRKFPLQDKSAKKLIYKINISQATDIETIISADNPHIIQQNDTFGLTIDGQTLEQLIAENEASWQLLEKLAIKPVKKTLVVDVLATLDYPHDKLEGLWLRQDGSLGLLNDDDFALTDTEIVDAKSTIEQKYLDKEKTIEDANRLYLVMPTA